The following are encoded together in the Parabacteroides chongii genome:
- a CDS encoding SusC/RagA family TonB-linked outer membrane protein — translation MDEVVVVGYGVQKKVNLTGAVAQVTAKELENRPVSNATQILQGTMPNVNITFSTGEPGAGGSINVRGQASINGGEPLVLIDGVPGDINRVNPRDIESVSVLKDAAASAIYGARGAFGVILVTTKNAKAGKMSITYGTFFASSKPTVRTDFMTTGYDAVMLNDEAFRRATGNTYTRYTDEDMEELKARRYDNTENPERPWVVVKNVNGKDIYNYYGNYDWWKTVFNDHQPSQSHSINLSGGTEKVNFLLSGNFYTKDGIMKINTDKFTSFNFRSKINAQLFPFLKVSNNTSYYDKSYKYYGREGGGNPNFVYVTVHALPCYAPINPDGTATYNTLKNNYSIGDGLYAMLLDGGSRGQKGIHEFTTTTSMALDITKNIKLNADYTYSFYIADDWYRSTVAHYSIEPGIIQEVPNYNTDQFKKTMWFDPMHVANIYANYNQTFSKHTVGLTAGINYENKKHSRMMASRKNLISESLNDLNLGTGDMLVEGGAYDYALFGAFFRANYDFNDRYLIEVNGRYDGTSRFKKGMRYGFFPSVSGGWRLSEEAFFDKAKEVVNNLKIRASYGSLGNQAVNSKSPNYYPYISTMGMELSNWLIDGQKTQNVSSPNPIIDNLTWEKATTINAGIDLGFLDNRLNISADAYVRNTTDMLVPGKTLPAVFGAASPQQNAGDLRTKGYEIVINWKDEFSLKGKPFNYGVSFVLGDAVSEITRYDNPNKLLANHYVGERFGEIWGYRLDGFFQTDEEAANWKIDQKLVNTQIQKAPGEWGKLRAGDLKFRDLNNDGIISPGKKTADDPGDMEIIGNSEPRYNYGINLNANWNGLDLSVFFQGIGRRDWYPSNNADKFWGPYSRPYFSFTPKNFNDLVWTEDNPNAYFPVLRGYTALNSGGCLRDPNDKYIQNIGYLRLKNLVIGYTLPEKWMKKIAVQHCRLYLSGENLITWTPFVTDYIDPEQPVADSNGRSYPLSKTFSIGLDITF, via the coding sequence CTGGATGAAGTTGTAGTAGTCGGATATGGAGTACAGAAAAAGGTAAACTTGACAGGGGCTGTAGCACAAGTCACTGCCAAAGAATTAGAAAACCGTCCGGTATCAAACGCAACTCAGATCCTGCAAGGAACAATGCCAAACGTTAATATCACCTTCTCCACTGGTGAACCAGGAGCCGGAGGTTCTATTAATGTGCGTGGACAAGCTTCCATAAACGGAGGGGAACCACTGGTTCTCATCGACGGAGTTCCGGGAGATATAAACCGCGTAAACCCCAGAGATATTGAATCTGTATCCGTTTTAAAAGATGCTGCAGCATCTGCCATCTATGGAGCACGAGGTGCATTCGGGGTAATTTTGGTAACCACTAAAAATGCAAAGGCTGGGAAAATGAGTATCACATACGGGACCTTCTTCGCATCTTCGAAACCTACTGTACGAACTGATTTCATGACCACCGGATACGATGCCGTCATGTTGAACGACGAAGCATTCCGCAGAGCAACAGGAAACACCTACACCCGATATACAGATGAGGATATGGAAGAACTGAAAGCACGCCGCTACGACAATACTGAAAATCCGGAACGCCCTTGGGTTGTTGTTAAAAACGTGAACGGAAAAGACATTTATAACTATTACGGAAACTACGACTGGTGGAAGACCGTATTTAACGACCACCAGCCATCACAATCACATAGTATTAATTTATCGGGAGGAACCGAAAAAGTAAATTTCCTTCTATCCGGTAATTTTTATACTAAAGATGGCATCATGAAAATTAATACGGATAAATTTACATCTTTCAATTTCCGCAGTAAAATCAATGCCCAGTTATTCCCATTCCTGAAGGTCTCCAACAACACTTCTTATTATGATAAAAGTTACAAATACTATGGAAGAGAAGGAGGAGGAAATCCAAACTTCGTATATGTAACCGTACATGCATTACCATGTTATGCCCCTATCAATCCAGACGGAACTGCAACTTACAATACTCTAAAAAATAACTACTCAATCGGAGATGGACTTTATGCCATGTTACTTGATGGAGGTTCGCGTGGTCAAAAAGGGATACATGAATTCACGACAACAACCAGTATGGCATTAGATATAACCAAGAATATAAAATTAAATGCAGATTATACTTATTCATTTTACATTGCAGATGACTGGTACCGTTCGACAGTAGCACATTATTCTATTGAACCAGGCATTATACAAGAAGTCCCCAACTACAATACAGACCAGTTTAAAAAGACAATGTGGTTCGATCCGATGCATGTAGCAAACATTTATGCTAATTATAATCAAACATTTAGCAAACATACCGTCGGATTAACGGCCGGTATAAATTATGAAAATAAAAAACATTCACGGATGATGGCTTCCCGTAAAAATCTTATATCAGAATCTCTAAATGACTTGAATTTGGGCACAGGAGACATGTTGGTTGAGGGCGGAGCTTATGATTATGCTTTATTTGGAGCATTTTTCCGTGCAAACTACGATTTCAACGACAGATATCTCATTGAAGTGAACGGCCGATACGATGGAACATCCCGTTTCAAAAAAGGAATGCGTTATGGTTTCTTTCCTTCCGTATCGGGAGGATGGAGATTAAGCGAAGAAGCCTTTTTCGATAAAGCAAAAGAAGTCGTAAACAATCTGAAGATCCGTGCATCTTATGGTTCACTGGGGAATCAGGCAGTCAACAGTAAAAGTCCTAATTATTATCCATATATCTCTACGATGGGAATGGAACTTTCTAATTGGTTGATCGATGGACAAAAAACTCAGAATGTAAGTTCTCCCAACCCGATCATAGATAACCTGACATGGGAAAAAGCAACAACAATCAATGCTGGTATTGACCTGGGATTCCTAGATAACAGATTAAATATATCTGCTGATGCATATGTACGTAATACTACAGATATGCTTGTGCCAGGAAAAACATTACCTGCCGTATTCGGAGCCGCTTCTCCACAGCAAAATGCAGGAGACTTAAGAACCAAAGGTTATGAAATCGTAATAAACTGGAAAGATGAATTTTCTTTGAAAGGAAAGCCTTTTAATTATGGAGTATCTTTCGTTCTCGGAGATGCCGTATCCGAAATAACCAGATATGACAATCCTAATAAATTACTTGCAAACCATTATGTAGGTGAACGTTTCGGAGAAATATGGGGTTACAGACTAGATGGATTCTTTCAAACAGACGAAGAGGCTGCCAACTGGAAAATAGACCAAAAGCTGGTGAATACTCAAATCCAAAAAGCACCCGGTGAATGGGGAAAACTACGTGCTGGAGACCTGAAATTCAGAGATCTGAATAATGACGGAATAATCAGTCCAGGGAAAAAGACCGCTGATGATCCCGGAGATATGGAAATCATAGGAAACTCCGAACCCCGTTACAATTACGGCATAAATTTGAATGCTAACTGGAATGGTCTTGACTTATCTGTATTCTTTCAGGGAATTGGTCGCAGAGACTGGTATCCTAGTAATAATGCAGACAAGTTTTGGGGACCTTATTCACGTCCATATTTCTCTTTTACTCCAAAGAATTTCAATGACCTAGTCTGGACAGAAGATAACCCAAATGCCTATTTTCCGGTATTACGAGGTTACACAGCCTTAAACAGCGGCGGTTGTTTAAGAGACCCCAATGATAAGTATATACAGAATATAGGTTATTTACGACTCAAAAATCTGGTAATAGGATATACTCTTCCGGAAAAATGGATGAAAAAGATTGCAGTTCAACACTGTCGTCTCTATCTTAGTGGAGAAAACCTAATAACATGGACACCTTTTGTAACGGATTATATCGATCCGGAACAACCTGTAGCCGATTCCAACGGACGAAGTTATCCGTTATCAAAAACTTTCTCTATTGGATTGGATATCACATTCTAA
- a CDS encoding STN domain-containing protein has protein sequence MKITVVLLFVTLFQAVAMDSYSQNTKVSVNAGQIKLSEVFSTIEKQSEFLFFYVDSDINGIYVNVNAQNKQISDVLNQALKETDLTYTINDRHINIMKKPQTSPKTKRVRGTITDQSGQPVIGANVLEKGTGNGTITDIDGKYSLDVAESAIIVISFIGYNSQEIPVANKNNIDNY, from the coding sequence ATGAAGATCACAGTCGTTCTACTATTTGTGACCCTGTTTCAGGCTGTTGCAATGGATTCTTATTCGCAGAATACGAAGGTTTCAGTTAATGCTGGACAAATCAAACTTTCCGAAGTTTTTTCTACAATTGAGAAACAAAGTGAATTCCTTTTCTTTTATGTTGACTCTGATATTAATGGCATTTATGTCAATGTCAATGCTCAGAATAAACAAATCAGTGATGTGTTAAATCAGGCACTAAAAGAGACAGATCTGACTTACACCATCAATGACCGCCACATAAACATAATGAAAAAACCACAAACTTCCCCAAAAACAAAACGAGTACGTGGGACAATTACAGATCAGAGTGGACAACCCGTAATTGGAGCCAATGTTCTTGAAAAAGGAACCGGTAATGGTACAATTACAGATATAGATGGAAAATACAGCCTGGATGTCGCGGAGTCAGCCATAATCGTCATTTCATTTATCGGCTATAACTCACAGGAAATACCAGTCGCAAATAAAAACAATATTGATAACTATTAG
- a CDS encoding FecR family protein produces MDNKIDHIITKVLTENASAEDILVISNWINEKEENRQTFYLLKSYWNADISSNLYVNPSISLEKLQDKINIHPIPRKQYLLSILLPIVASIILIIGISSFFIITHTNEKNTKYYTYLTNNNKSEFTLNDGTKVTLNKNSTLTYTDAYGKVNRSVKLEGEALFEVTKNSDNPFKVSFEVGNQHKGTIKVLGTVFNAKIDTESEKIIATLIEGGISFEGSGQKVKLYPNQQLAFDYSTSNIDVYEVDIEKEISWKDGLIKYKMISFSKLIKELEKKYNVQIIIENKQLMKPSITISGSFSEEQTLDKILEIISRSLPIKWKKKNNTYYIR; encoded by the coding sequence ATGGATAACAAAATAGATCATATTATAACAAAGGTTCTGACAGAAAATGCTTCAGCTGAAGATATTCTAGTCATCAGTAATTGGATAAATGAAAAAGAGGAGAATCGTCAAACATTCTATCTGCTGAAAAGTTATTGGAATGCAGATATTTCATCTAATCTATATGTAAATCCTTCTATTTCATTAGAGAAGTTGCAAGATAAAATAAATATACATCCAATTCCCAGGAAACAGTATTTACTATCAATCCTTCTCCCAATTGTAGCTTCTATTATTTTGATTATTGGCATTTCGTCTTTTTTTATTATAACCCATACAAATGAGAAAAATACGAAATATTATACTTATCTTACCAATAACAATAAATCAGAGTTCACCCTCAATGATGGTACAAAAGTCACATTAAATAAAAATAGTACACTCACTTATACAGACGCTTATGGTAAAGTTAACCGATCGGTTAAACTGGAAGGAGAAGCCCTTTTTGAAGTTACCAAAAACTCTGATAACCCATTTAAAGTTTCCTTTGAGGTAGGTAATCAACACAAAGGTACTATTAAAGTTTTAGGTACGGTGTTCAATGCTAAAATTGATACTGAATCAGAAAAAATCATTGCCACATTAATAGAAGGGGGGATATCTTTCGAAGGATCCGGACAAAAAGTTAAATTATATCCCAACCAACAACTGGCATTCGACTATTCAACCAGTAACATCGATGTATATGAAGTAGATATAGAAAAAGAAATTTCCTGGAAAGATGGCTTGATAAAATATAAAATGATCTCGTTCAGCAAATTAATAAAAGAACTTGAGAAGAAATACAATGTACAAATTATTATCGAAAACAAGCAATTAATGAAACCATCCATTACCATATCCGGTAGTTTTAGCGAAGAACAAACGCTAGATAAAATATTAGAAATAATTTCACGAAGCCTCCCTATAAAATGGAAAAAAAAGAATAATACATATTACATCAGATAA
- a CDS encoding RNA polymerase sigma-70 factor: MALHDSQMAFKSLYFTYFRRMMRFTTLYVSSAVEAEEIVSDTFLAVWNNRKSLLKIANFDAYIYSIARHKAISYYRTIHMEQIELNEISIDLFTYTETTPEDDLISKERINQLNKAIDALPAKCKAAFKLVREDKLKYKEVATILDISVKTLEAHLSTAIKKLRESLKQDK, encoded by the coding sequence ATGGCTTTGCACGATTCACAAATGGCCTTTAAATCGTTATACTTCACTTATTTTCGAAGGATGATGCGATTTACAACTCTTTATGTCTCCTCTGCGGTAGAAGCCGAAGAAATAGTATCAGATACTTTTCTCGCTGTATGGAACAACAGGAAATCTTTATTGAAAATAGCCAACTTTGATGCTTACATTTATTCTATAGCCAGACACAAAGCTATTAGTTATTACCGTACTATACATATGGAACAGATAGAACTAAATGAAATCTCAATCGATCTTTTCACATATACAGAAACAACTCCAGAGGATGACCTTATCTCTAAAGAGAGAATCAACCAACTAAATAAAGCCATCGATGCCCTTCCTGCTAAATGCAAAGCAGCTTTCAAACTGGTTCGTGAAGATAAACTTAAATATAAAGAAGTAGCAACTATATTAGACATATCCGTAAAAACACTAGAAGCCCATCTCTCTACTGCCATCAAAAAACTACGCGAATCACTCAAACAGGATAAATAA
- a CDS encoding inorganic phosphate transporter, producing the protein METFYLFLVIFLFVLAVFDLSVGVSNDAVNFLNSAIGSRAASFKVIMVIAAIGIFVGASLSNGMMDIARHGIYQPQHFYFSEIMCILFAVMLTDVVLLDVFNSLGMPTSTTVSLVFELLGGTVALALIKIAHSDGALQLGDLLNTDKAFTVILAIFLSVAIAFFFGSVVQYISRLIFTFNYKKHTKYFIALFGGLAATSILYFMLIKGLKESSFMTSGLKEAVYGNTETIVWCAFIGFTILMQILHWLKVNVFKVVVLMGTFALALAFAGNDLVNFIGVPLAGYSSYIDLMAQGGTTTTDTFLMSSLLEPAQTPWYFLVGSGLVMVIALATSKKAQSVIKTSLDLSRQTEGNENFGTSPVARVLVRTCNNTASTLLSVVPPRVKDWIDSRFNNDEIILENKASFDLVRASVNVVLSGLLIALGTSLKLPLSTTYVAFMVAMGSSLADRAWGRESAVYRITGVLSVIGGWFITAGAAFTICFLVALLIYFGGIAAMVAMVGVAVYMLIRNQIAYKKKLKKEALKEEVNTTVAKLRETTDGREALSLFREHSREELESVLLFTADMLDRSVHGFMNENLRELRKVLSAVEEKKIHLKQVKRVGTLGVTHLDHDIAVEKGLYYYQGNDFASEIIFSVRRMTEPSKEHVDNNFSPLNDIQKEDFSKMTESIVTYLKRCATMIEKNDYHRLDDVIAESVDLTNQLTALKKGELKRIQGQSGSTKVSMVYLNMVQEAQNIVSFTANLIKVSRKFQKE; encoded by the coding sequence ATGGAAACATTTTATCTGTTCCTCGTAATTTTCCTCTTTGTGCTGGCGGTGTTCGACCTGTCGGTCGGAGTCAGTAATGACGCAGTAAACTTCCTTAATTCTGCAATCGGTTCGAGGGCCGCATCATTTAAAGTAATTATGGTCATCGCCGCAATCGGTATTTTTGTCGGCGCTTCATTGTCAAACGGAATGATGGATATTGCCCGGCATGGGATCTATCAGCCCCAGCACTTCTATTTTTCGGAAATAATGTGCATTCTGTTTGCCGTTATGCTTACGGATGTTGTTCTGTTGGATGTATTTAACTCGTTAGGTATGCCGACTTCTACAACTGTTTCTCTTGTATTTGAACTCTTAGGAGGTACTGTTGCACTTGCTCTGATTAAAATAGCCCATTCCGACGGGGCTTTGCAATTGGGAGACCTGCTGAATACGGATAAGGCATTTACCGTTATTCTGGCGATATTCCTGTCCGTCGCGATCGCCTTTTTCTTCGGTTCCGTAGTGCAGTACATCTCTCGTCTGATCTTTACCTTTAATTATAAGAAACATACCAAATACTTTATCGCTCTGTTCGGTGGTCTGGCTGCTACTTCCATTTTATATTTTATGCTGATAAAAGGATTGAAAGAAAGTTCTTTCATGACAAGTGGATTGAAAGAAGCTGTATATGGCAATACGGAGACGATTGTCTGGTGTGCCTTTATCGGTTTCACGATCCTGATGCAGATTCTTCACTGGCTGAAAGTGAATGTGTTCAAAGTAGTGGTGTTGATGGGTACGTTTGCCCTGGCGCTGGCTTTTGCGGGCAATGATTTGGTGAACTTTATCGGTGTTCCTTTGGCTGGCTATTCTTCTTATATAGATTTGATGGCACAGGGGGGAACGACTACGACGGATACGTTCCTGATGTCTTCCTTGCTCGAACCGGCACAGACACCCTGGTATTTCCTGGTAGGATCGGGGCTGGTGATGGTGATTGCATTGGCTACATCCAAAAAGGCACAGAGCGTAATCAAGACTTCGCTGGATTTGTCCCGTCAGACGGAAGGAAATGAAAATTTCGGAACTTCACCTGTTGCCCGTGTGCTGGTCCGGACATGCAACAACACAGCCAGTACGCTGCTGAGTGTGGTTCCTCCCCGCGTAAAAGACTGGATAGACAGCCGTTTCAATAATGACGAGATCATCCTGGAAAATAAAGCCAGTTTTGACCTGGTCAGAGCTTCGGTCAATGTTGTGTTGTCCGGCTTGTTGATTGCACTGGGTACTTCTTTGAAATTGCCTCTGTCTACTACTTATGTTGCGTTCATGGTGGCAATGGGTAGTTCGCTGGCGGACCGTGCCTGGGGACGTGAGAGTGCCGTTTACCGTATTACCGGTGTGTTGTCCGTGATCGGAGGATGGTTCATCACGGCGGGTGCAGCATTTACCATTTGTTTCCTGGTTGCTTTGCTGATTTATTTCGGCGGTATTGCCGCCATGGTTGCCATGGTCGGTGTAGCGGTTTATATGCTGATCCGTAATCAGATTGCCTATAAGAAGAAACTGAAGAAAGAGGCTTTGAAAGAAGAAGTCAATACGACGGTTGCGAAACTGCGTGAAACAACCGACGGACGCGAAGCGCTTTCTTTGTTCCGCGAACATAGTCGCGAAGAATTGGAATCTGTCCTGCTCTTCACTGCGGATATGCTGGATAGATCGGTTCACGGATTTATGAATGAGAATCTCCGTGAACTGCGTAAGGTCCTGAGTGCCGTGGAAGAAAAGAAAATCCACCTGAAGCAGGTAAAACGAGTCGGAACTCTTGGTGTCACTCATTTGGATCATGATATAGCCGTTGAAAAGGGGTTATATTATTACCAGGGAAATGATTTCGCCAGTGAGATCATATTCAGTGTCCGCCGTATGACGGAGCCGAGCAAGGAACATGTGGATAATAACTTCAGTCCGCTCAACGATATCCAGAAAGAAGATTTCAGTAAGATGACGGAAAGTATCGTTACTTATCTGAAACGCTGTGCGACTATGATCGAGAAGAACGATTATCATCGCTTGGACGATGTGATCGCCGAATCGGTGGATTTGACGAACCAGCTTACAGCTTTGAAGAAAGGCGAGCTGAAACGTATTCAGGGACAAAGCGGCAGCACCAAGGTAAGTATGGTTTACCTGAACATGGTACAGGAGGCGCAGAATATCGTATCTTTTACCGCGAATCTGATCAAGGTAAGCCGTAAATTTCAGAAAGAATGA